In Alosa sapidissima isolate fAloSap1 chromosome 11, fAloSap1.pri, whole genome shotgun sequence, a single window of DNA contains:
- the rpgrip1l gene encoding protein fantom isoform X1: MSRSSFADETAGDAPVRDMSLNLTGVGTPEYLTTQNAKARQAVSKVSREELEDRFLRLHEENLLLKQHTHKQEDKIKRMATKLIRLVKDRKRMEQTSSGVVAGRDVELEEMIEELQEKVHQLEKQNEGLKQRLLTAKQQLQVQSRRPTPYGHVQSRINTGLRRLRDDFPAMPEDTANTLTRATRSAEADIGARPPHGLLPRYGHSLLDDARAEIRNLENVIENQGAQMEEMERMTEACREQLRRKEREYEESLLQLREQQASGQRSTIKENVELIKLQKQLADKGNAFIVLEERLLQLQESQRTLKASHDMVMTKVDELTEQLREERLKNLNLEGQLQLKVLEQRRIEELKDQIVDLEKERDLLKENCDKLVNSAFDVSQEQKWKTREQQLKLQITQLEMALKSDLTDKNEILDKIKAERDTNEKLSQENSQLQLRYLEQKQQLEELQERMAFFTKESDVDAAELSEALMLIKVRKVQKRGDLDFLEREPSGEHSMKELQATHAETVEELEKTRNLLFMQHKINKDYQAEVEAVNRKLDDLKLESQMKLEKLAHLLDMRAAKIRKLEAQLRDIAYGTKSHVFRPEVTEEDTADEFDETINLERGENLLEIHLGNARLSPEALGKLGDPDPTTFCTFAFFDFEIQSTPVVRGAHPAYNFTSQYLVRMDDLFLQYLHTSTVVVETQLAEGVDYRTVAAGHLRLNQLLDRNGKVFGTLHLVGVEGETQAFGTLDYWLRLRVPMEQAIRLYKERIKAMGYLSSSMNQDSQSASVNPSPSLTEGSLNELYVTVRCCSNLKSRELGNCQPSPYVVYKLYDFPDHDTPIIASSNNAYFDDCKGFPLEMNADLDRYLRAETLFFYVFDDQDAGEQLYLGKAGVPLLSLAHDKSITGTFELADPAGCRSGHIEVMLKWKYTYLPPPGSAVTPEQAKFIVKNTPVKVTTKAKHSDEEEKEEQREEEPKQKAPPQTHVHSQRTLSVTPLPKPRQLISLKASSKKVSFRDVTTEDHPVEESGPSGAENSRIINPETTRVPAAPQAVEVMQPACADEEEEDEEESHFSEGQVIASSSLSISEESEISEEIPKQEMDDQQMDSSEVNELILSDSDDCIVPGHSTQNRKQPSERIRVEVVSLTLQAGSRVAADKDITRLFVEYSILDLPSIETPLSLPKPLPGQSIHYNYSNVIHVDVEKNQARRQALRAVLEGRTKRFESIKFTVVSDPPEEEEQEQECEDVAVAYLRIPDILERKQDMVDVPLNIVDIADSSEVVGSLKVTVEALHALKSIMEDPDHDHPIAALA, translated from the exons ATGTCACGTTCTAGCTTTGCGGATGAAACGGCAGGTGACGCCCCAGTCAGAGACATGTCGTTGAACCTCACAGGAGTTGGGACGCCAG AATATCTGACTACTCAGAATGCCAAGGCAAGGCAAGCAGTCTCAAAAGTCAGCAGGGAGGAGCTGGAAGATCGCTTCCTCCGTCTGCATGAGGAAAACCTTTTGCTCAAACAGCACACCCACAAACAGGAGGACAAGATCAAGAG AATGGCCACTAAGCTCATCCGGCTGGTGAAGGACCGTAAACGTATGGAGCAGACGTCCTCTGGCGTGGTTGCAGGTCGGGATGTTGAGTTGGAGGAGATGATTGAGGAGCTTCAGGAGAAGGTCCATCAGCTCGAAAAACAGAATGAGGGTCTCAAACAGCGATTGCTAACTGCCAAGCAGCAGCTTCAGGTGCAGAGTCGCCGCCCCACTCCCTATGGCCACGTCCAGTCACGGATCAACACAGGCCTCCGCAGGCTGAGGGATGACTTCCCTGCCATGCCTGAAGACACTGCTAACACTCTGACCAGAG CCACCAGGAGTGCAGAAGCAGACATAGGTGCTCGTCCACCTCACGGTCTGCTTCCACGTTATGGCCACAGTTTACTAGATGATGCCAGAGCTGAAATACGAAACCT AGAGAATGTGATCGAGAACCAAGGAGCCCAGatggaagagatggagagaatgacaGAAGCATGCAGGGAGCAGctaaggagaaaagagagggagtatGAGGAATCTCTCCTCCAGCTGAGGGAACAGCAGGCCAGTGGCCAGAG ATCAACTATCAAAGAAAATGTTGAACTGATCAAACTTCAGAAACAACTGGCTGATAAGGGGAATGCTTTTATTGTGCTGGAAGAAAGGCTTTTACAACTTCAAGAG AGCCAGAGGACTCTGAAGGCCAGCCATGATATGGTAATGACTAAGGTAGATGAGCTGACTGAGCAACTCAGGGAAGAGCGTCTCAAGAACCTCAACCTGGAGGGCCAGTTACAATTAAAGGTTCTGGaacagaggaggatagaggag CTGAAAGACCAGATTGTGGacctggagaaggagagagatctGTTAAAAGAAAACTGTGATAAACTGGTGAACAG tgcCTTCGACGTGAGCCAGGAGCAGAAATGGAAGACAAGAGAGCAACAGCTCAAACTTCAGATTACCCAGCTTGAAATGGCACTGAAATCAGACCTAACTGACAAGAATGAGATTCTCGACAAGATCAAGGCAGAGAGAG aTACAAATGAAAAATTGTCTCAGGAAAACTCACAACTTCAGTTGCGTTACTTAGAGCAGAAACAACAACTGGAAGAGCTTCAAGAGCGCATGGCGTTTTTCACAAAG GAGAGTGATGTTGACGCAGCAGAACTCAGCGAGGCACTGATGCTTATTAAG GTTCGTAAGGTTCAGAAGAGGGGAGATCTGGATTTTCTGGAGAGAGAGCCCAGTGGGGAGCATTCCATGAAGGAGTTGCAGGCCACCCATGCTGAGACTGTCGAAGAGCTTGAGAAAACTAGGAACTTGCTCTTCATGCAACACAAGATTAATAAAGACTATCAG GCTGAAGTTGAAGCAGTTAATCGTAAATTAGATGACTTGAAGCTGGAGAGTCAAATGAAGCTTGAGAAACTTGCCCACCTACTAGACATGAGAGCGGCTAAAATCAGGAAACTAGAAG CTCAGCTCCGAGACATTGCATATGGCACTAAATCCCATGTGTTCAGACCTGAAGTGACAGAGGAGGATACAGCAGATGAGTTTGATGAAACCATCAAcctggaaagaggagagaaccTCCTAGAGATCCACCTTGGCAATGCTCGGTTATCCCCTGAAGCCCTGGGCAAGCTGGGCGACCCTGACCCTACCACTTTCTGTACATTTGCATTTTTTGACTTTGAGATTCAGTCCACTCCCGTGGTGCGAGGCGCCCATCCAGCCTACAACTTCACCTCTCAGTACCTGGTGCGCATGGACGACCTCTTCCTGCAGTACCTTCACACCAGCACCGTTGTGGTAGAGACCCAGCTGGCAGAGGGGGTTGACTATCGGACAGTAGCAGCTGGTCATCTGCGTCTCAACCAATTGTTGGACCGCAATGGGAAAGTGTTTGGTACCTTACATCTTGTGG GTGTTGAAGGGGAAACCCAGGCTTTTGGGACTCTGGACTATTGGCTCCGCCTGCGGGTTCCTATGGAGCAGGCCATCCGCCTCTACAAAGAGAGGATTAAAGCTATGGGCTACCTGAGCTCCAGCATGAATCAAGACAGTCAG agtgCTTCTGTGAATCCTTCCCCATCTCTCACAGAGGGCAGCCTCAATGAGCTCTATGTCACAGTGCGCTGTTGCAGCAACCTGAAATCTCGGGAGCTCGGGAACTGTCAGCCAAGCCCATATGTGGTCTACAAACTTTACGACTTTCCTGATCATGATACACCAATCATTGCTAGCAGTAATAATGCTTATTTTGACGATTGCAAAGGCTTCCCTTTGGAAATGAACGCTGACCTTGATCGCTATCTTAGGGCAGAGACGCTCTTCTTCTATGTATTTGATGACCAGGATGCAGGTGAACagttgtatttgggaaaagccggAGTTCCACTGTTATCCCTTGCCCATGATAAATCCATTACTG GGACATTTGAGCTGGCTGATCCTGCAGGGTGTCGAAGTGGTCACATTGAGGTAATGCTAAAATGGAAGTATACTTACCTTCCACCACCAGGGTCTGCAGTGACCCCTGAACAAGCCAAGTTCATAGTCAAAAACACACCTGTGAAAGTGACCACCAAAGCAAAACATTCAGACgaagaggaaaaggaggagcagagagaagaggagccaAAACAGAAGGCCCCTCCTCAGACCCATGTCCATAGCCAACGCACACTGTCTGTG ACTCCACTTCCTAAACCCAGGCAGCTTATCAGCTTGAAGGCATCCAGCAAAAAAGTCTCATTTAGGGACGTAACAACAGAAGATCATCCG gtGGAGGAGAGTGGGCCCTCTGGGGCCGAAAACAGCAGAATCATCAACCCAGAGACGACCAGGGTCCCAGCAGCACCACAG GCTGTGGAGGTCATGCAGCCAGCATGTgcggatgaggaagaggaagatgaggaagaatCCCATTTCTCTGAAGGTCAAGTGATTGCATCcagttctctctccatctccgaGGAGTCCGAAATATCTGAGGAAATACCCAAGCAAGAAATGG ATGATCAACAGATGGATTCTTCTGAAGTGAATGAACTGATCCTGTCTGATAGTGATGACTGCATTGTTCCAGGTCATAGCACACAGAATCGGAAGCAG CCATCAGAGCGCATTCGTGTGGAGGTGGTGTCGTTGACGCTACAGGCCGGCTCGAGGGTGGCTGCTGATAAGGACATCACTCGGCTATTTGTGGAGTACTCAATCCTGGACCTGCCCTCTATTGAAACCCCTCTGTCACTGCCCAAGCCCCTGCCTGGACAGAGTATCCACTACAATTACAGCAACG TcattcatgtggatgtggagaAGAACCAGGCTCGGCGGCAGGCTCTAAGGGCAGTGCTGGAGGGCAGAACCAAGCGGTTTGAGAG CATCAAGTTCACGGTGGTGAGTGACCccccagaggaggaggagcaggagcaggagtgtGAGGATGTGGCCGTGGCCTACCTCAGGATCCCTGACATCCTAGAGAGAAAGCAGGACATGGTGGACGTCCCCCTCAACA TTGTGGACATTGCAGACAGCAGTGAGGTGGTGGGCAGTCTAAAGGTGACTGTTGAGGCTCTACATGCTCTGAAGTCCATCATGGAGGATCCTGACCATGACCACCCCATTGCTGCCCTGGCTTAG
- the rpgrip1l gene encoding protein fantom isoform X2 — MEEMERMTEACREQLRRKEREYEESLLQLREQQASGQRSTIKENVELIKLQKQLADKGNAFIVLEERLLQLQESQRTLKASHDMVMTKVDELTEQLREERLKNLNLEGQLQLKVLEQRRIEELKDQIVDLEKERDLLKENCDKLVNSAFDVSQEQKWKTREQQLKLQITQLEMALKSDLTDKNEILDKIKAERDTNEKLSQENSQLQLRYLEQKQQLEELQERMAFFTKESDVDAAELSEALMLIKVRKVQKRGDLDFLEREPSGEHSMKELQATHAETVEELEKTRNLLFMQHKINKDYQAEVEAVNRKLDDLKLESQMKLEKLAHLLDMRAAKIRKLEAQLRDIAYGTKSHVFRPEVTEEDTADEFDETINLERGENLLEIHLGNARLSPEALGKLGDPDPTTFCTFAFFDFEIQSTPVVRGAHPAYNFTSQYLVRMDDLFLQYLHTSTVVVETQLAEGVDYRTVAAGHLRLNQLLDRNGKVFGTLHLVGVEGETQAFGTLDYWLRLRVPMEQAIRLYKERIKAMGYLSSSMNQDSQSASVNPSPSLTEGSLNELYVTVRCCSNLKSRELGNCQPSPYVVYKLYDFPDHDTPIIASSNNAYFDDCKGFPLEMNADLDRYLRAETLFFYVFDDQDAGEQLYLGKAGVPLLSLAHDKSITGTFELADPAGCRSGHIEVMLKWKYTYLPPPGSAVTPEQAKFIVKNTPVKVTTKAKHSDEEEKEEQREEEPKQKAPPQTHVHSQRTLSVTPLPKPRQLISLKASSKKVSFRDVTTEDHPVEESGPSGAENSRIINPETTRVPAAPQAVEVMQPACADEEEEDEEESHFSEGQVIASSSLSISEESEISEEIPKQEMDDQQMDSSEVNELILSDSDDCIVPGHSTQNRKQPSERIRVEVVSLTLQAGSRVAADKDITRLFVEYSILDLPSIETPLSLPKPLPGQSIHYNYSNVIHVDVEKNQARRQALRAVLEGRTKRFESIKFTVVSDPPEEEEQEQECEDVAVAYLRIPDILERKQDMVDVPLNIVDIADSSEVVGSLKVTVEALHALKSIMEDPDHDHPIAALA, encoded by the exons atggaagagatggagagaatgacaGAAGCATGCAGGGAGCAGctaaggagaaaagagagggagtatGAGGAATCTCTCCTCCAGCTGAGGGAACAGCAGGCCAGTGGCCAGAG ATCAACTATCAAAGAAAATGTTGAACTGATCAAACTTCAGAAACAACTGGCTGATAAGGGGAATGCTTTTATTGTGCTGGAAGAAAGGCTTTTACAACTTCAAGAG AGCCAGAGGACTCTGAAGGCCAGCCATGATATGGTAATGACTAAGGTAGATGAGCTGACTGAGCAACTCAGGGAAGAGCGTCTCAAGAACCTCAACCTGGAGGGCCAGTTACAATTAAAGGTTCTGGaacagaggaggatagaggag CTGAAAGACCAGATTGTGGacctggagaaggagagagatctGTTAAAAGAAAACTGTGATAAACTGGTGAACAG tgcCTTCGACGTGAGCCAGGAGCAGAAATGGAAGACAAGAGAGCAACAGCTCAAACTTCAGATTACCCAGCTTGAAATGGCACTGAAATCAGACCTAACTGACAAGAATGAGATTCTCGACAAGATCAAGGCAGAGAGAG aTACAAATGAAAAATTGTCTCAGGAAAACTCACAACTTCAGTTGCGTTACTTAGAGCAGAAACAACAACTGGAAGAGCTTCAAGAGCGCATGGCGTTTTTCACAAAG GAGAGTGATGTTGACGCAGCAGAACTCAGCGAGGCACTGATGCTTATTAAG GTTCGTAAGGTTCAGAAGAGGGGAGATCTGGATTTTCTGGAGAGAGAGCCCAGTGGGGAGCATTCCATGAAGGAGTTGCAGGCCACCCATGCTGAGACTGTCGAAGAGCTTGAGAAAACTAGGAACTTGCTCTTCATGCAACACAAGATTAATAAAGACTATCAG GCTGAAGTTGAAGCAGTTAATCGTAAATTAGATGACTTGAAGCTGGAGAGTCAAATGAAGCTTGAGAAACTTGCCCACCTACTAGACATGAGAGCGGCTAAAATCAGGAAACTAGAAG CTCAGCTCCGAGACATTGCATATGGCACTAAATCCCATGTGTTCAGACCTGAAGTGACAGAGGAGGATACAGCAGATGAGTTTGATGAAACCATCAAcctggaaagaggagagaaccTCCTAGAGATCCACCTTGGCAATGCTCGGTTATCCCCTGAAGCCCTGGGCAAGCTGGGCGACCCTGACCCTACCACTTTCTGTACATTTGCATTTTTTGACTTTGAGATTCAGTCCACTCCCGTGGTGCGAGGCGCCCATCCAGCCTACAACTTCACCTCTCAGTACCTGGTGCGCATGGACGACCTCTTCCTGCAGTACCTTCACACCAGCACCGTTGTGGTAGAGACCCAGCTGGCAGAGGGGGTTGACTATCGGACAGTAGCAGCTGGTCATCTGCGTCTCAACCAATTGTTGGACCGCAATGGGAAAGTGTTTGGTACCTTACATCTTGTGG GTGTTGAAGGGGAAACCCAGGCTTTTGGGACTCTGGACTATTGGCTCCGCCTGCGGGTTCCTATGGAGCAGGCCATCCGCCTCTACAAAGAGAGGATTAAAGCTATGGGCTACCTGAGCTCCAGCATGAATCAAGACAGTCAG agtgCTTCTGTGAATCCTTCCCCATCTCTCACAGAGGGCAGCCTCAATGAGCTCTATGTCACAGTGCGCTGTTGCAGCAACCTGAAATCTCGGGAGCTCGGGAACTGTCAGCCAAGCCCATATGTGGTCTACAAACTTTACGACTTTCCTGATCATGATACACCAATCATTGCTAGCAGTAATAATGCTTATTTTGACGATTGCAAAGGCTTCCCTTTGGAAATGAACGCTGACCTTGATCGCTATCTTAGGGCAGAGACGCTCTTCTTCTATGTATTTGATGACCAGGATGCAGGTGAACagttgtatttgggaaaagccggAGTTCCACTGTTATCCCTTGCCCATGATAAATCCATTACTG GGACATTTGAGCTGGCTGATCCTGCAGGGTGTCGAAGTGGTCACATTGAGGTAATGCTAAAATGGAAGTATACTTACCTTCCACCACCAGGGTCTGCAGTGACCCCTGAACAAGCCAAGTTCATAGTCAAAAACACACCTGTGAAAGTGACCACCAAAGCAAAACATTCAGACgaagaggaaaaggaggagcagagagaagaggagccaAAACAGAAGGCCCCTCCTCAGACCCATGTCCATAGCCAACGCACACTGTCTGTG ACTCCACTTCCTAAACCCAGGCAGCTTATCAGCTTGAAGGCATCCAGCAAAAAAGTCTCATTTAGGGACGTAACAACAGAAGATCATCCG gtGGAGGAGAGTGGGCCCTCTGGGGCCGAAAACAGCAGAATCATCAACCCAGAGACGACCAGGGTCCCAGCAGCACCACAG GCTGTGGAGGTCATGCAGCCAGCATGTgcggatgaggaagaggaagatgaggaagaatCCCATTTCTCTGAAGGTCAAGTGATTGCATCcagttctctctccatctccgaGGAGTCCGAAATATCTGAGGAAATACCCAAGCAAGAAATGG ATGATCAACAGATGGATTCTTCTGAAGTGAATGAACTGATCCTGTCTGATAGTGATGACTGCATTGTTCCAGGTCATAGCACACAGAATCGGAAGCAG CCATCAGAGCGCATTCGTGTGGAGGTGGTGTCGTTGACGCTACAGGCCGGCTCGAGGGTGGCTGCTGATAAGGACATCACTCGGCTATTTGTGGAGTACTCAATCCTGGACCTGCCCTCTATTGAAACCCCTCTGTCACTGCCCAAGCCCCTGCCTGGACAGAGTATCCACTACAATTACAGCAACG TcattcatgtggatgtggagaAGAACCAGGCTCGGCGGCAGGCTCTAAGGGCAGTGCTGGAGGGCAGAACCAAGCGGTTTGAGAG CATCAAGTTCACGGTGGTGAGTGACCccccagaggaggaggagcaggagcaggagtgtGAGGATGTGGCCGTGGCCTACCTCAGGATCCCTGACATCCTAGAGAGAAAGCAGGACATGGTGGACGTCCCCCTCAACA TTGTGGACATTGCAGACAGCAGTGAGGTGGTGGGCAGTCTAAAGGTGACTGTTGAGGCTCTACATGCTCTGAAGTCCATCATGGAGGATCCTGACCATGACCACCCCATTGCTGCCCTGGCTTAG